DNA from Desulfobacterales bacterium:
TGCAAATAATATATTCGCTTATTTTTTTAAAGGGAGTTAGTCCTGTTCCATCCACAAAGCAAATGGGAAAAGTCTTCCAATAAAAAATTGACGCTATCATTATACCCGTAATTAATGTATAAATTATAAAAACAAGACTTATTTTGATGGAAAATTTTTTTTGAACTATAAAAGTAAAGGCAAAGAGAAGAGTTGCACTTTCCAGATATCTTGCGGCAATCCATAATTGATTAGCATAATAGTCATAGTCGTTAAATATTTGCATGCCTTTATAGGAAAGCGTATGCAATAAATCAAGGCCGGCTATAAAAAGATAAGCTATAGCTATAAAAATCAGATATTCGTTTTTTATGTATTTTCTTGAATTCCAAGCTATCATAAAAATACCGCAGGCAACAATAATACTAAAGAGTTCAGCTATATTATGAAAAAGTAGATAGCTATAAAGGCTTGTTAAATATAAACCTGAAAGTATTAATATAACAATAATAACTGGGATTATTTTTTCTTTCATGATTGTGGATCTATTTTTTTTATAATTTTATATTTTTTTTGTTCTTGGAGATATAGTTTTCTTGATTCAAAGTCGGATTCATTCATATTAAGCCCAGTCGAAATTGTTTTTTTTCTGCCGGATCTATCATAGTTTAAAATAGTAAATGTGCCTTTGTTTGTGATATGACTATTTGACAAATCAAAGGAATCACAAGTTTTAACGATAATATCAACTGTAAGTGTAGTATTTCCAACAAAAGTAACCATTGAAATCATTTCTACAAGGTTGTTTAGATAAAGAGGCTTTAAAAAATAAACATCTTCCATTGCTATCGTAACCATTTGGAAGTTTCCGCTAAATTGTCTCGCAGTAGCAAGGGCGAGTTCTTCCATTAATTCTATTGTTTCTCCGCCAAAAACAATACCAAGAGAATTAACATTTTTTGGTAAAAAAACTTTCTGAATTTTAAGTTCGGTTTGTTTTGGAGTTACATAACTTTTACGGTGATAAAAATCTTTCAGAGCTTCTATAGGAATATCATTTAATGCTGCTATTTCGGATACTATTTTTTTTCTTTCAGCTTTAAGTTTTTCTCTATTTTCGACAAAAGATTTTCGTTCAACATCTTTTTCTGAAAGATAAACCAGTTTAGGAATGTTTGGATTTGGTTTTTTATTTTCGTCTATTGAAACCATTGTTATGACTCCGCTATGGGCGGGTAAAATTTCCATTTCAGTAGGAGATTTAACAAATCCGTCAACTTTTACACAGATTGAAGTTTTTCCTACTTTTATAACATAGGCTTCATATTTGACATAATCCATGTGACATATCATATTGAGAAGTTCAATACGGTCAAAAGCGAGCGTAACAAGAGGTGTTCTTGCATGTTTCCAAGCCGCTGTAGCTGCTGCAAGATCCATTAAGTGAAGCATTTTCCCAGCTCCGATTCTTTCTCCCCTAAGACTTTCTTCTCCTACAATTTCGGCTATATAACTTTCAGAATCAGTTGGCGTTTTTGTAAGTGTGTCGCTCATAGTGTTTTGTCCTTATTTTTTATTCAAATTTATTTAATTCTTCTGCAACTTTAATAAAAAAATTCACAAGCATTGGATCAAACTGAGTACCAGCATTTTTAGTAAGTTCCGATATGATTTCAGGCAATGAAAGTTTTTTCCTGTAAGGTCTATCCGATATCATAGACGAAAGAGCTTCAGCTATAGCAAAAATTCTTGCTCCGAATGGGATTTCGCTTCCTTTAAGTTTTTCTGGATAGCCGCTACCATCAAATTTTTCA
Protein-coding regions in this window:
- a CDS encoding acyl-CoA thioesterase, which produces MSDTLTKTPTDSESYIAEIVGEESLRGERIGAGKMLHLMDLAAATAAWKHARTPLVTLAFDRIELLNMICHMDYVKYEAYVIKVGKTSICVKVDGFVKSPTEMEILPAHSGVITMVSIDENKKPNPNIPKLVYLSEKDVERKSFVENREKLKAERKKIVSEIAALNDIPIEALKDFYHRKSYVTPKQTELKIQKVFLPKNVNSLGIVFGGETIELMEELALATARQFSGNFQMVTIAMEDVYFLKPLYLNNLVEMISMVTFVGNTTLTVDIIVKTCDSFDLSNSHITNKGTFTILNYDRSGRKKTISTGLNMNESDFESRKLYLQEQKKYKIIKKIDPQS